In the Paramormyrops kingsleyae isolate MSU_618 chromosome 6, PKINGS_0.4, whole genome shotgun sequence genome, one interval contains:
- the brk1 gene encoding probable protein BRICK1: MAGQEDPVQREIHQDWANREYIEVITSSIKKIADFLNSFDMSCRSRLATLNEKLTALERRIEYIEARVTKGETLT; the protein is encoded by the exons ATGGCCGGTCAAGAGGATCCAGTGCAAAGAGAGATTCACCAGGACTGGGCTAATCGGGAATATATAGAAGTTATAACAAGCAGCATCAAGAAAATCGCAGATTTTCTAAATTCTTTCG ACATGTCCTGTAGATCTCGGTTGGCCACTTTGAATGAGAAGCTGACTGCCCTGGAGAGGAGAATTGAGTATATCGAGGCCAGA GTCACTAAAGGAGAGACATTAACTTAA
- the LOC111840545 gene encoding ubiquitin carboxyl-terminal hydrolase 4-like isoform X2, translated as MYNVGERNLFPGPIDNSGLFSDHEAQSLKEHLIDELDYILLPTEAWQNLVSWYGFLEGQRPIVRKVVEHGMFVKHCKVEVYLLELNLCEFNNMDKVVTRHFSKADTVGTIEKEMRKLFGIPMEKETRLWNKYMSNTFEQLNKMDSTVQDSGLFQGQMLVIEQKNGDGMWSRQSQHAKSSTALSPSFTASSALSSNSWVSLTLTNGDSSISGYAMNSSASSDNRIGGYSSYSSSYIYSEAQTQPGLCGLSNLGNTCFMNSALQCLSHASPLTEYFLNDHYEAEINRENPLGMRGEIAEAYADLIKQLWLDCNCSYMAPRTFKTQVGRFAPQFSGYQQQDSQELLAFLLDGLHEDLNRVKKKPYLELRDADGRPDETVAAEAWRNHQLRNDSIIVDIFHGLFKSTLVCPECSKVSVTFDPFCYLTLPLPMKKDRTMEVSLVRTDPQSRLMQYRVVVPKLGTVVDLCNALSKLSGIATENMIVADVYNHRFHKIYRKEDGLSSIMDKDDIFVYEVEAEDENGLNLLMYFRERQTKSAGGSPGTVLFGQPLLITVPRQGLSVDLLYSKVFDRIRRYVKWPQESVTEGKECSSAAVHGSCHDAEEHMLHGCNTDSQCVDPLAEVMPCGSESNSKQQSGICSGSSKVCEEEEAMDHQVSPEPEYSASEASVCDDEDDDDDEDEEGGGEVKKLLAACTSKSGFGSSQAKLFSFSLINSYGTANTALLPGDGNLLKLNKLSTVAMDWNPEMKKLYYDDQEAEAYEKHESMLHLQKKKVTVALKECIELFTSMETLGEHDPWYCPTCKKHQQATKKFDLWSFPRILVVHLKRFSYNRCWRDKLDTVVDFPIRNLNMSEFVCNPKAERHVYDLFAVSNHYGGLGGGHYTAFAKNNMDEKWYYFDDSSVSSATEDQIVTKAAYVLFYQCRDGDSPAISSTSLTTQDTETGDDNMDTN; from the exons ATGTACAATGTTGGGGAACGGAACCTCTTTCCAGGTCCTATAGACAACTCAGGACTTTTCTCGG ACCATGAGGCACAGTCCTTGAAAGAACATCTAATCGATGAGCTTGACTATATCTTGCTGCCCACTGAGGCCTGGCAGAATCTTGTCAGCTGGTATGGGTTCTTAGAGGGTCAGCGGCCCATTGTCCGGAAG gttGTGGAGCATGGAATGTTTGTGAAACACTGTAAAGTGGAAGTCTACCTCTTGGAGCTCAATCTGTGCGAGTTTAACAACATGGACAAAGTAGTGACTAGGCACTTCAGTAAGGCTGATACTGTAG GTACGATTGAAAAGGAGATGAGGAAGCTGTTTGGGATTCCCATGGAGAAAGAGACTCGCCTGTGGAACAAGTACATGAGCAACACGTTTGAGCAGCTTAACAAGATGGACAGTACAGTGCAGGATTCCGGACTTTTCCAGGGCCAG ATGCTGGTTATTGAACAGAAGAATGGGGATGGTATGTGGTCCAGACAGTCCCAACATGCCAA GTCCAGCACCGCCCTGTCCCCGAGCTTCACTGCCTCCTCAGCGCTCTCCTCTAACTCTTGGGTGTCTTTGACTCTGACCAATGGGGACAGCAGCATTTCTGGTTACGCAATGAACAGCAGTGCCTCATCTGACAATAG GATTGGAGGTTACAGTTCATACAGCTCATCATATATCTACTCTGAGGCCCAGACTCAGCCTGGTTTGTGTGGCCTCAGTAACCTGGGCAACACCTGCTTCATGAACTCCGCTCTTCAG TGCCTCAGCCATGCGTCCCCGCTCACAGAGTACTTCTTGAACGACCACTATGAAGCTGAGATCAACCGGGAGAATCCATTGGGGATGAGAGGGGAGATCGCTGAGGCTTATGCAGACCTGATCAAGCAGCTGTGGCTCGACTGTAACTGCAGCTACATGGCTCCTCGCACCTTTAAG ACCCAAGTTGGCCGATTTGCCCCCCAGTTCTCAGGCTACCAGCAACAAGACTCCCAAGAGCTGCTGGCCTTTCTGCTGGATGGGCTCCACGAGGACCTTAACCGTGTCAAGAAGAAGCCTTACCTGGAGCTGAGGGATGCTGATGGCAGACCAGATGAG ACTGTAGCAGCAGAAGCTTGGAGAAACCACCAGCTGCGCAATGACTCCATCATAGTGGACATCTTCCACGGCCTCTTCAAGTCCACTCTCGTCTGCCCAGAATGTTCAAAAGTCTCCGTCACTTTTGACCCATTCTGCTACCTGACGCTGCCGCTGCCGATGAAGAAGGACCGCACGATGGAGGTGTCCCTGGTGCGCACCGATCCCCAAAGCAGGCTCATGCAG tacagggtggtggttcccaaactgggcaCCGTTGTAGATCTGTGCAATGCACTATCAAAATTGTCAGGAATTGCTACAGAGAAT ATGATTGTAGCAGATGTTTACAATCATCGGTTCCATAAAATCTATCGGAAGGAGGATGGCCTGAGTAGCATAATGGATAAAGACGACATCTTTGT CTATGAGGTGGAAGCGGAGGATGAGAATGGCCTCAACCTCCTGATGTATTTCAGAGAGAGGCAGACGAAGTCCGCAGGAGGATCCCCAGGGACGGTGCTGTTTGGCCAGCCCCTGCTTATCACCGTCCCCCGGCAAGGCCTCTCCGTAGATCTGCTGTACTCAAAGGTGTTTGATCGAATCAG GCGTTACGTGAAGTGGCCCCAGGAATCTGTCACTGAAGGGAAGGAATGTTCCTCAGCAGCAGTGCATGGCAGCTGCCATGATGCTGAGGAACATATGCTGCATGGTTGCAACACAGACAGTCAGTGTGTCGACCCTTTGGCAGAAGTGATGCCATGTGGATCAGAGTCAAACAGCAAACAGCAGTCTGGGATCTGCAGTGGCTCCAGTAAAGTTTGTGAAG AGGAAGAAGCAATGGATCACCAGGTCAGCCCAGAGCCAGAGTATAGTGCATCGGAAGCATCTGTgtgtgatgatgaagatgacgATGACGATGAAGATGAGGAGGGAGGTGGGGAGGTGAAAAAACTCCTCGCTGCTTGCACATCCAAGTCAGGATTTGGAAGCTCTCAGGCCAAACTCTTCTCATTCAGTTTGATCAACTCTTACGGGACAGCAAATACTGCGCTGCTGCCTGGAGATGGAAACCTCCTGAAGCTCAACA AACTTTCCACAGTGGCAATGGACTGGAATCCAGAAATGAAGAAACTGTACTATGATGACCAGGAGGCAGAG GCCTACGAGAAGCATGAGAGCATGCTGCACTTGCAGAAGAAGAAGGTGACCGTGGCTCTGAAGGAGTGCATTGAGCTCTTCACCAGCATGGAGACCCTGGGAGAGCATGATCCCTG GTACTGCCCCACCTGCAAAAAACACCAGCAGGCAACAAAGAAGTTTGATCTGTGGTCCTTCCCCCGTATCTTGGTGGTGCACCTCAAGCGTTTCTCTTACAACCGCTGCTGGAGGGACAAGCTGGATACAGTAGTGGACTTCCCCATCAG AAACTTGAACATGTCAGAGTTTGTGTGCAACCCAAAGGCTGAGCGTCACGTGTACGATCTCTTTGCCGTGTCTAATCACTACGGTGGCTTAGGTGGAGGGCACT atACTGCCTTTGCCAAGAACAACATGGATGAGAAGTGGTATTATTTTGATGACAGCAGTGTTTCTTCTGCTACAGAAGATCAAATTGTG ACAAAAGCTGCTTATGTTCTGTTTTACCAATGCAGAGACGGGGACAGCCCCGCAATCTCATCGACATCCCTAACCACACAGGACACTGAGACAGGAGATGACAATATGGACACAAACTGA
- the LOC111840545 gene encoding ubiquitin carboxyl-terminal hydrolase 4-like isoform X3: MAEGGGPELGGGIRADPEPARPRMAMPSAEDQKQTVGVLIKTPLRKGDDWFLIDTRWFKQWKKYVGYESWDMYNVGERNLFPGPIDNSGLFSDHEAQSLKEHLIDELDYILLPTEAWQNLVSWYGFLEGQRPIVRKVVEHGMFVKHCKVEVYLLELNLCEFNNMDKVVTRHFSKADTVGTIEKEMRKLFGIPMEKETRLWNKYMSNTFEQLNKMDSTVQDSGLFQGQMLVIEQKNGDGMWSRQSQHAKSSTALSPSFTASSALSSNSWVSLTLTNGDSSISGYAMNSSASSDNRIGGYSSYSSSYIYSEAQTQPGLCGLSNLGNTCFMNSALQCLSHASPLTEYFLNDHYEAEINRENPLGMRGEIAEAYADLIKQLWLDCNCSYMAPRTFKTQVGRFAPQFSGYQQQDSQELLAFLLDGLHEDLNRVKKKPYLELRDADGRPDETVAAEAWRNHQLRNDSIIVDIFHGLFKSTLVCPECSKVSVTFDPFCYLTLPLPMKKDRTMEVSLVRTDPQSRLMQYRVVVPKLGTVVDLCNALSKLSGIATENMIVADVYNHRFHKIYRKEDGLSSIMDKDDIFVYEVEAEDENGLNLLMYFRERQTKSAGGSPGTVLFGQPLLITVPRQGLSVDLLYSKVFDRIRRYVKWPQESVTEGKECSSAAVHGSCHDAEEHMLHGCNTDSQCVDPLAEVMPCGSESNSKQQSGICSGSSKVCEEEEAMDHQVSPEPEYSASEASVCDDEDDDDDEDEEGGGEVKKLLAACTSKSGFGSSQAKLFSFSLINSYGTANTALLPGDGNLLKLNSKCLPFIHILQHDNFPQWQWTGIQK; encoded by the exons ATGGCTGAGGGAGGCGGACCCGAGCTGGGCGGCGGGATACGGGCCGATCCGGAGCCGGCGCGGCCTCGCATGGCCATGCCCTCGGCCGAGGATCAGAAACAGACCGTCGGGGTCCTGATCAAGACGCCGCTCAGAAAGGGGGATGACTG gttCCTGATTGACACCAGGTGGTTCAAGCAATGGAAGAAGTATGTGGGCTATGAGAGCTGGGACATGTACAATGTTGGGGAACGGAACCTCTTTCCAGGTCCTATAGACAACTCAGGACTTTTCTCGG ACCATGAGGCACAGTCCTTGAAAGAACATCTAATCGATGAGCTTGACTATATCTTGCTGCCCACTGAGGCCTGGCAGAATCTTGTCAGCTGGTATGGGTTCTTAGAGGGTCAGCGGCCCATTGTCCGGAAG gttGTGGAGCATGGAATGTTTGTGAAACACTGTAAAGTGGAAGTCTACCTCTTGGAGCTCAATCTGTGCGAGTTTAACAACATGGACAAAGTAGTGACTAGGCACTTCAGTAAGGCTGATACTGTAG GTACGATTGAAAAGGAGATGAGGAAGCTGTTTGGGATTCCCATGGAGAAAGAGACTCGCCTGTGGAACAAGTACATGAGCAACACGTTTGAGCAGCTTAACAAGATGGACAGTACAGTGCAGGATTCCGGACTTTTCCAGGGCCAG ATGCTGGTTATTGAACAGAAGAATGGGGATGGTATGTGGTCCAGACAGTCCCAACATGCCAA GTCCAGCACCGCCCTGTCCCCGAGCTTCACTGCCTCCTCAGCGCTCTCCTCTAACTCTTGGGTGTCTTTGACTCTGACCAATGGGGACAGCAGCATTTCTGGTTACGCAATGAACAGCAGTGCCTCATCTGACAATAG GATTGGAGGTTACAGTTCATACAGCTCATCATATATCTACTCTGAGGCCCAGACTCAGCCTGGTTTGTGTGGCCTCAGTAACCTGGGCAACACCTGCTTCATGAACTCCGCTCTTCAG TGCCTCAGCCATGCGTCCCCGCTCACAGAGTACTTCTTGAACGACCACTATGAAGCTGAGATCAACCGGGAGAATCCATTGGGGATGAGAGGGGAGATCGCTGAGGCTTATGCAGACCTGATCAAGCAGCTGTGGCTCGACTGTAACTGCAGCTACATGGCTCCTCGCACCTTTAAG ACCCAAGTTGGCCGATTTGCCCCCCAGTTCTCAGGCTACCAGCAACAAGACTCCCAAGAGCTGCTGGCCTTTCTGCTGGATGGGCTCCACGAGGACCTTAACCGTGTCAAGAAGAAGCCTTACCTGGAGCTGAGGGATGCTGATGGCAGACCAGATGAG ACTGTAGCAGCAGAAGCTTGGAGAAACCACCAGCTGCGCAATGACTCCATCATAGTGGACATCTTCCACGGCCTCTTCAAGTCCACTCTCGTCTGCCCAGAATGTTCAAAAGTCTCCGTCACTTTTGACCCATTCTGCTACCTGACGCTGCCGCTGCCGATGAAGAAGGACCGCACGATGGAGGTGTCCCTGGTGCGCACCGATCCCCAAAGCAGGCTCATGCAG tacagggtggtggttcccaaactgggcaCCGTTGTAGATCTGTGCAATGCACTATCAAAATTGTCAGGAATTGCTACAGAGAAT ATGATTGTAGCAGATGTTTACAATCATCGGTTCCATAAAATCTATCGGAAGGAGGATGGCCTGAGTAGCATAATGGATAAAGACGACATCTTTGT CTATGAGGTGGAAGCGGAGGATGAGAATGGCCTCAACCTCCTGATGTATTTCAGAGAGAGGCAGACGAAGTCCGCAGGAGGATCCCCAGGGACGGTGCTGTTTGGCCAGCCCCTGCTTATCACCGTCCCCCGGCAAGGCCTCTCCGTAGATCTGCTGTACTCAAAGGTGTTTGATCGAATCAG GCGTTACGTGAAGTGGCCCCAGGAATCTGTCACTGAAGGGAAGGAATGTTCCTCAGCAGCAGTGCATGGCAGCTGCCATGATGCTGAGGAACATATGCTGCATGGTTGCAACACAGACAGTCAGTGTGTCGACCCTTTGGCAGAAGTGATGCCATGTGGATCAGAGTCAAACAGCAAACAGCAGTCTGGGATCTGCAGTGGCTCCAGTAAAGTTTGTGAAG AGGAAGAAGCAATGGATCACCAGGTCAGCCCAGAGCCAGAGTATAGTGCATCGGAAGCATCTGTgtgtgatgatgaagatgacgATGACGATGAAGATGAGGAGGGAGGTGGGGAGGTGAAAAAACTCCTCGCTGCTTGCACATCCAAGTCAGGATTTGGAAGCTCTCAGGCCAAACTCTTCTCATTCAGTTTGATCAACTCTTACGGGACAGCAAATACTGCGCTGCTGCCTGGAGATGGAAACCTCCTGAAGCTCAACAGCAAGTGTCTGCCCTTTATTCACATTTTACAGCATGAT AACTTTCCACAGTGGCAATGGACTGGAATCCAGAAATGA
- the LOC111840545 gene encoding ubiquitin carboxyl-terminal hydrolase 4-like isoform X4: protein MAEGGGPELGGGIRADPEPARPRMAMPSAEDQKQTVGVLIKTPLRKGDDWFLIDTRWFKQWKKYVGYESWDMYNVGERNLFPGPIDNSGLFSDHEAQSLKEHLIDELDYILLPTEAWQNLVSWYGFLEGQRPIVRKVVEHGMFVKHCKVEVYLLELNLCEFNNMDKVVTRHFSKADTVGTIEKEMRKLFGIPMEKETRLWNKYMSNTFEQLNKMDSTVQDSGLFQGQMLVIEQKNGDGMWSRQSQHAKSSTALSPSFTASSALSSNSWVSLTLTNGDSSISGYAMNSSASSDNRIGGYSSYSSSYIYSEAQTQPGLCGLSNLGNTCFMNSALQSTS from the exons ATGGCTGAGGGAGGCGGACCCGAGCTGGGCGGCGGGATACGGGCCGATCCGGAGCCGGCGCGGCCTCGCATGGCCATGCCCTCGGCCGAGGATCAGAAACAGACCGTCGGGGTCCTGATCAAGACGCCGCTCAGAAAGGGGGATGACTG gttCCTGATTGACACCAGGTGGTTCAAGCAATGGAAGAAGTATGTGGGCTATGAGAGCTGGGACATGTACAATGTTGGGGAACGGAACCTCTTTCCAGGTCCTATAGACAACTCAGGACTTTTCTCGG ACCATGAGGCACAGTCCTTGAAAGAACATCTAATCGATGAGCTTGACTATATCTTGCTGCCCACTGAGGCCTGGCAGAATCTTGTCAGCTGGTATGGGTTCTTAGAGGGTCAGCGGCCCATTGTCCGGAAG gttGTGGAGCATGGAATGTTTGTGAAACACTGTAAAGTGGAAGTCTACCTCTTGGAGCTCAATCTGTGCGAGTTTAACAACATGGACAAAGTAGTGACTAGGCACTTCAGTAAGGCTGATACTGTAG GTACGATTGAAAAGGAGATGAGGAAGCTGTTTGGGATTCCCATGGAGAAAGAGACTCGCCTGTGGAACAAGTACATGAGCAACACGTTTGAGCAGCTTAACAAGATGGACAGTACAGTGCAGGATTCCGGACTTTTCCAGGGCCAG ATGCTGGTTATTGAACAGAAGAATGGGGATGGTATGTGGTCCAGACAGTCCCAACATGCCAA GTCCAGCACCGCCCTGTCCCCGAGCTTCACTGCCTCCTCAGCGCTCTCCTCTAACTCTTGGGTGTCTTTGACTCTGACCAATGGGGACAGCAGCATTTCTGGTTACGCAATGAACAGCAGTGCCTCATCTGACAATAG GATTGGAGGTTACAGTTCATACAGCTCATCATATATCTACTCTGAGGCCCAGACTCAGCCTGGTTTGTGTGGCCTCAGTAACCTGGGCAACACCTGCTTCATGAACTCCGCTCTTCAG AGTACTTCTTGA
- the LOC111840545 gene encoding ubiquitin carboxyl-terminal hydrolase 4-like isoform X1 — protein sequence MAEGGGPELGGGIRADPEPARPRMAMPSAEDQKQTVGVLIKTPLRKGDDWFLIDTRWFKQWKKYVGYESWDMYNVGERNLFPGPIDNSGLFSDHEAQSLKEHLIDELDYILLPTEAWQNLVSWYGFLEGQRPIVRKVVEHGMFVKHCKVEVYLLELNLCEFNNMDKVVTRHFSKADTVGTIEKEMRKLFGIPMEKETRLWNKYMSNTFEQLNKMDSTVQDSGLFQGQMLVIEQKNGDGMWSRQSQHAKSSTALSPSFTASSALSSNSWVSLTLTNGDSSISGYAMNSSASSDNRIGGYSSYSSSYIYSEAQTQPGLCGLSNLGNTCFMNSALQCLSHASPLTEYFLNDHYEAEINRENPLGMRGEIAEAYADLIKQLWLDCNCSYMAPRTFKTQVGRFAPQFSGYQQQDSQELLAFLLDGLHEDLNRVKKKPYLELRDADGRPDETVAAEAWRNHQLRNDSIIVDIFHGLFKSTLVCPECSKVSVTFDPFCYLTLPLPMKKDRTMEVSLVRTDPQSRLMQYRVVVPKLGTVVDLCNALSKLSGIATENMIVADVYNHRFHKIYRKEDGLSSIMDKDDIFVYEVEAEDENGLNLLMYFRERQTKSAGGSPGTVLFGQPLLITVPRQGLSVDLLYSKVFDRIRRYVKWPQESVTEGKECSSAAVHGSCHDAEEHMLHGCNTDSQCVDPLAEVMPCGSESNSKQQSGICSGSSKVCEEEEAMDHQVSPEPEYSASEASVCDDEDDDDDEDEEGGGEVKKLLAACTSKSGFGSSQAKLFSFSLINSYGTANTALLPGDGNLLKLNKLSTVAMDWNPEMKKLYYDDQEAEAYEKHESMLHLQKKKVTVALKECIELFTSMETLGEHDPWYCPTCKKHQQATKKFDLWSFPRILVVHLKRFSYNRCWRDKLDTVVDFPIRNLNMSEFVCNPKAERHVYDLFAVSNHYGGLGGGHYTAFAKNNMDEKWYYFDDSSVSSATEDQIVTKAAYVLFYQCRDGDSPAISSTSLTTQDTETGDDNMDTN from the exons ATGGCTGAGGGAGGCGGACCCGAGCTGGGCGGCGGGATACGGGCCGATCCGGAGCCGGCGCGGCCTCGCATGGCCATGCCCTCGGCCGAGGATCAGAAACAGACCGTCGGGGTCCTGATCAAGACGCCGCTCAGAAAGGGGGATGACTG gttCCTGATTGACACCAGGTGGTTCAAGCAATGGAAGAAGTATGTGGGCTATGAGAGCTGGGACATGTACAATGTTGGGGAACGGAACCTCTTTCCAGGTCCTATAGACAACTCAGGACTTTTCTCGG ACCATGAGGCACAGTCCTTGAAAGAACATCTAATCGATGAGCTTGACTATATCTTGCTGCCCACTGAGGCCTGGCAGAATCTTGTCAGCTGGTATGGGTTCTTAGAGGGTCAGCGGCCCATTGTCCGGAAG gttGTGGAGCATGGAATGTTTGTGAAACACTGTAAAGTGGAAGTCTACCTCTTGGAGCTCAATCTGTGCGAGTTTAACAACATGGACAAAGTAGTGACTAGGCACTTCAGTAAGGCTGATACTGTAG GTACGATTGAAAAGGAGATGAGGAAGCTGTTTGGGATTCCCATGGAGAAAGAGACTCGCCTGTGGAACAAGTACATGAGCAACACGTTTGAGCAGCTTAACAAGATGGACAGTACAGTGCAGGATTCCGGACTTTTCCAGGGCCAG ATGCTGGTTATTGAACAGAAGAATGGGGATGGTATGTGGTCCAGACAGTCCCAACATGCCAA GTCCAGCACCGCCCTGTCCCCGAGCTTCACTGCCTCCTCAGCGCTCTCCTCTAACTCTTGGGTGTCTTTGACTCTGACCAATGGGGACAGCAGCATTTCTGGTTACGCAATGAACAGCAGTGCCTCATCTGACAATAG GATTGGAGGTTACAGTTCATACAGCTCATCATATATCTACTCTGAGGCCCAGACTCAGCCTGGTTTGTGTGGCCTCAGTAACCTGGGCAACACCTGCTTCATGAACTCCGCTCTTCAG TGCCTCAGCCATGCGTCCCCGCTCACAGAGTACTTCTTGAACGACCACTATGAAGCTGAGATCAACCGGGAGAATCCATTGGGGATGAGAGGGGAGATCGCTGAGGCTTATGCAGACCTGATCAAGCAGCTGTGGCTCGACTGTAACTGCAGCTACATGGCTCCTCGCACCTTTAAG ACCCAAGTTGGCCGATTTGCCCCCCAGTTCTCAGGCTACCAGCAACAAGACTCCCAAGAGCTGCTGGCCTTTCTGCTGGATGGGCTCCACGAGGACCTTAACCGTGTCAAGAAGAAGCCTTACCTGGAGCTGAGGGATGCTGATGGCAGACCAGATGAG ACTGTAGCAGCAGAAGCTTGGAGAAACCACCAGCTGCGCAATGACTCCATCATAGTGGACATCTTCCACGGCCTCTTCAAGTCCACTCTCGTCTGCCCAGAATGTTCAAAAGTCTCCGTCACTTTTGACCCATTCTGCTACCTGACGCTGCCGCTGCCGATGAAGAAGGACCGCACGATGGAGGTGTCCCTGGTGCGCACCGATCCCCAAAGCAGGCTCATGCAG tacagggtggtggttcccaaactgggcaCCGTTGTAGATCTGTGCAATGCACTATCAAAATTGTCAGGAATTGCTACAGAGAAT ATGATTGTAGCAGATGTTTACAATCATCGGTTCCATAAAATCTATCGGAAGGAGGATGGCCTGAGTAGCATAATGGATAAAGACGACATCTTTGT CTATGAGGTGGAAGCGGAGGATGAGAATGGCCTCAACCTCCTGATGTATTTCAGAGAGAGGCAGACGAAGTCCGCAGGAGGATCCCCAGGGACGGTGCTGTTTGGCCAGCCCCTGCTTATCACCGTCCCCCGGCAAGGCCTCTCCGTAGATCTGCTGTACTCAAAGGTGTTTGATCGAATCAG GCGTTACGTGAAGTGGCCCCAGGAATCTGTCACTGAAGGGAAGGAATGTTCCTCAGCAGCAGTGCATGGCAGCTGCCATGATGCTGAGGAACATATGCTGCATGGTTGCAACACAGACAGTCAGTGTGTCGACCCTTTGGCAGAAGTGATGCCATGTGGATCAGAGTCAAACAGCAAACAGCAGTCTGGGATCTGCAGTGGCTCCAGTAAAGTTTGTGAAG AGGAAGAAGCAATGGATCACCAGGTCAGCCCAGAGCCAGAGTATAGTGCATCGGAAGCATCTGTgtgtgatgatgaagatgacgATGACGATGAAGATGAGGAGGGAGGTGGGGAGGTGAAAAAACTCCTCGCTGCTTGCACATCCAAGTCAGGATTTGGAAGCTCTCAGGCCAAACTCTTCTCATTCAGTTTGATCAACTCTTACGGGACAGCAAATACTGCGCTGCTGCCTGGAGATGGAAACCTCCTGAAGCTCAACA AACTTTCCACAGTGGCAATGGACTGGAATCCAGAAATGAAGAAACTGTACTATGATGACCAGGAGGCAGAG GCCTACGAGAAGCATGAGAGCATGCTGCACTTGCAGAAGAAGAAGGTGACCGTGGCTCTGAAGGAGTGCATTGAGCTCTTCACCAGCATGGAGACCCTGGGAGAGCATGATCCCTG GTACTGCCCCACCTGCAAAAAACACCAGCAGGCAACAAAGAAGTTTGATCTGTGGTCCTTCCCCCGTATCTTGGTGGTGCACCTCAAGCGTTTCTCTTACAACCGCTGCTGGAGGGACAAGCTGGATACAGTAGTGGACTTCCCCATCAG AAACTTGAACATGTCAGAGTTTGTGTGCAACCCAAAGGCTGAGCGTCACGTGTACGATCTCTTTGCCGTGTCTAATCACTACGGTGGCTTAGGTGGAGGGCACT atACTGCCTTTGCCAAGAACAACATGGATGAGAAGTGGTATTATTTTGATGACAGCAGTGTTTCTTCTGCTACAGAAGATCAAATTGTG ACAAAAGCTGCTTATGTTCTGTTTTACCAATGCAGAGACGGGGACAGCCCCGCAATCTCATCGACATCCCTAACCACACAGGACACTGAGACAGGAGATGACAATATGGACACAAACTGA